A genomic region of Dunckerocampus dactyliophorus isolate RoL2022-P2 chromosome 10, RoL_Ddac_1.1, whole genome shotgun sequence contains the following coding sequences:
- the LOC129188679 gene encoding ankyrin repeat and MYND domain-containing protein 1-like isoform X4: MSTRDGVAVVRAANANIGVRQGFGVQESPDGSKYEGVFLDGLKHGSGRYTWNSGEFYEGSFYKDYRHGDGVYYWPSGNKFIGKFYLNWREGYGKHLYPDGATFKGLYHADQRFGPGVLSEPSGHQDVGIWNGKYLIQLCNTVEDSFSLKSIPEYADYLAQTTASHSLCQPPQTVISDLREHARTDFEVDQDDNLLYDANTIIPSGIEHYSTDSDHLPFPPEKRRELDQHFYGQLWEPDDHPYQGYKREPLSTLPLKTQMLALIHKHRDRFGDKGPLEVTSELLIQQAARGERQAVLKILMDGLVHPDVADSHGHTALMAATINSRNDVIHLLLDMGAEIDKLNFEGMSALSVCHILYYPFRSLCMFAESLTKSQDITGELSLTENQSSGNQRNAQPPEGPNQQDGDKALTPAQTFASCCSMYSYNIEVTEEVLQAAVEALSRTGFPQHFDTQETARRMAAVKFMHRARLTTLYLLLDRGADPNKCRLPLPVLFLAIMAGDTETVRRLLLCGAHTGISLPDEIKGLYPLHMATALPGPEGPKIIELLLHALSDPDARAGDQDEIYLQDMVCMIIFKLLKKMMYVFTVLQDSMTVKKQWWTENPCPEEGGRTPLHVACQRNTDHSNATKVVSILLSHSARTDLLWSGHSPLSLAISSGNDMAVAELLKGGADPNIPLSQGVGSALCAVSNFSYNLDDQRVKLLDMLEKAGADILMPVQVGDIKGTAVDYAHHSFNQDLRIANTPFHTLNMEERETFKTRRHLLGIMGDLLREAAVQREKEQFETEKRLLQNSEGATVANDNKPPMAMKQRKLFKFCYHCGRSAAVTLTACTRCHKVLYCSTYCKLKAWNKGHKEECVRETLE; this comes from the exons ATGTCAACCCGCGATGGTGTTGCTGTGGTTAGGGCGGCGAATGCGAACATAGGAGTACGACAGGGATTTGGCGTTCAGGAGTCTCCCGACGGCTCCAAATATGAAGGAGTGTTTCTTGATGGCCTTAAACACGGCAGCGGAAGATACACCTGGAACAGTGGAGAG TTCTATGAGGGCTCTTTCTACAAAGACTACAGACATGGTGATGGAGTGTATTATTGGCCATCAGGCAACAAATTCATTGGCAAATTCTACCTCAACTGGAGAGAAGGATATGGGAAACATCTGTATCCTGATGGTGCCACATTTAAG GGTTTGTACCATGCTGACCAGAGGTTCGGTCCAGGTGTGCTGAGTGAACCATCAGGACATCAGGATGTGGGTATTTGGAATGGGAAATATTTGATCCAACTATGTAACACTGTGGAAGACAGCTTCAGCCTGAAAAGCATTCCTGAATATGCGGACTACTTGGCGCAAACTACTGCCTCACATTCTCTATGTCAG CCTCCTCAAACAGTTATCTCTGATCTTCGTGAACATGCCAGGACAGATTTTGAG GTAGACCAAGATGACAATTTGTTATATGATGCCAATACGATTATCCCTTCTGGAATTGAGCATTATTCTACGGATAGTGACCACCTACCATTCCCCCCGGAGAAAAGAAGAGAGTTGGACcaacatttttatggacagcTGTGGGAGCCAGATGATCATCCATACCAAGGTTACAAAAGAGAACCACTCTCCACTCTGCCCTTAAAAACCCAAATGTTGGctctcattcacaaacacag GGACAGATTTGGTGATAAGGGGCCTTTGGAAGTCACATCAGAACTGTTGATCCAGCAGGCTGCCAGAGGAGAACGACAAGCTGTTTTAAAGATTCTTATGGATGGCCTCGTTCACCCTGATGTAGCAGATTCTCACGGACACACTGCACTTATGGCTGCCACA atTAACTCCAGAAATGATGTGATTCACCTGTTGTTGGATATGGGTGCTGAAATTGACAAGTTAAATTTTGAGGGCATGTCAGCCTTGTCTGTATGTCATATCCTCTACTATCCTTTTCGGTCTTTGTGCATGTTTGCTGAATCTCTAACCAAATCGCAG GACATCACTGGTGAGTTGAGTCTTACAGAAAATCAATCCAGTGGTAATCAGAGGAATGCACAACCACCAGAAGGCCCAAATCAG cAGGATGGTGACAAAGCCCTGACTCCAGCACAAACATTTGCCTCCTGCTGTTCCATGTACAGCTACAACATAGAAGTCACAGAGGAAGTTCTGCAGGCTGCAGTTGAAGCTCTGAGTCGCACTGGGTTCCCTCAGCATTTTGATACTCAGGAGACTGCGCGTAGAATGGCCGCAGTGAAGTTCAT GCACCGTGCTCGTTTGACCACACTATATCTCCTATTGGATCGAGGCGCTGACCCCAATAAATGCAGACTTCCCTTGCCTGTCCTTTTTCTGGCCATTATGGCGGGAGATACTGAGACTGTCAGAAGACTTCTGCTGTGTGGAGCTCACACTGGTATTTCTCTCCCAGATGAG ATAAAAGGACTTTATCCTCTGCACATGGCTACAGCACTGCCAGGCCCAGAAGGTCCCAAAATCATAGAACTGCTGTTACATGCATTATCCGATCCAGATGCACGGGCTGGTGACCAGGATGAGATTTACCTACAAGATATGGTGTGTATGATCATATTtaaattgctaaaaaaaatgatgtatgTCTTCACTGTTTTGCAGGATTCCATGACGGTAAAAAAACAATGGTGGACCGAGAATCCATGTCCTGAAGAGGGAGGTCGAACACCTCTGCACGTGGCCTGCCAAAGAAACACTGATCACAGT AATGCAACCAAGGTGGTATCCATATTGCTCTCACACAGTGCCAGGACAGACCTCCTTTGGAGTGGACATTCACCTCTTTCCTTAGCAATATCAAGTGGCAATGACATG GCAGTGGCAGAGCTCTTGAAAGGAGGTGCAGATCCCAACATTCCCTTGAGTCAAGGAGTGGGCAGTGCCCTTTGTGCAGTCAGTAACTTCAGCTATAATTTGGATGACCAAAGAGTAAAACTG TTGGACATGTTAGAAAAGGCTGGTGCTGACATATTGATGCCAGTTCAGGTGGGTGATATCAAGGGGACTGCAGTTGACTATGCACACCACTCTTTTAACCAG GACTTGCGTATTGCCAACACACCCTTCCATACTCTCAATATGGAGGAGAGAGAAACATTCAAAACACGGCGCCACCTACTGGGCATCATGGGAGATCTGCTGAGAGAGGCAGCTGTTCAGAGAGAGAAGGAGCAATTTGAGACAGAAAAGCGCCTTTTACAGAATA GTGAGGGTGCAACTGTTGCCAATGACAACAAACCTCCCATGGCAATGAAACAAAG GAAACTATTTAAGTTCTGCTACCATTGTGGTCGCTCTGCAGCGGTGACACTAACTGCCTGTACTCGTTGCCACAAGGTTCTTTACTGCTCAACGTACTGTAAACTAAAAGCATGGAATAAGGGACACAAGGAGGAGTGTGTCCGGGAGACTCTGGAATAG
- the LOC129188679 gene encoding ankyrin repeat and MYND domain-containing protein 1-like isoform X6, translating into MSTRDGVAVVRAANANIGVRQGFGVQESPDGSKYEGVFLDGLKHGSGRYTWNSGEFYEGSFYKDYRHGDGVYYWPSGNKFIGKFYLNWREGYGKHLYPDGATFKGLYHADQRFGPGVLSEPSGHQDVGIWNGKYLIQLCNTVEDSFSLKSIPEYADYLAQTTASHSLCQPPQTVISDLREHARTDFEVDQDDNLLYDANTIIPSGIEHYSTDSDHLPFPPEKRRELDQHFYGQLWEPDDHPYQGYKREPLSTLPLKTQMLALIHKHRRLAENLDWDVEAVLSLKRDRFGDKGPLEVTSELLIQQAARGERQAVLKILMDGLVHPDVADSHGHTALMAATINSRNDVIHLLLDMGAEIDKLNFEGMSALSDITGELSLTENQSSGNQRNAQPPEGPNQQDGDKALTPAQTFASCCSMYSYNIEVTEEVLQAAVEALSRTGFPQHFDTQETARRMAAVKFMHRARLTTLYLLLDRGADPNKCRLPLPVLFLAIMAGDTETVRRLLLCGAHTGISLPDEIKGLYPLHMATALPGPEGPKIIELLLHALSDPDARAGDQDEIYLQDMVCMIIFKLLKKMMYVFTVLQDSMTVKKQWWTENPCPEEGGRTPLHVACQRNTDHSNATKVVSILLSHSARTDLLWSGHSPLSLAISSGNDMAVAELLKGGADPNIPLSQGVGSALCAVSNFSYNLDDQRVKLLDMLEKAGADILMPVQVGDIKGTAVDYAHHSFNQDLRIANTPFHTLNMEERETFKTRRHLLGIMGDLLREAAVQREKEQFETEKRLLQNSEGATVANDNKPPMAMKQRKLFKFCYHCGRSAAVTLTACTRCHKVLYCSTYCKLKAWNKGHKEECVRETLE; encoded by the exons ATGTCAACCCGCGATGGTGTTGCTGTGGTTAGGGCGGCGAATGCGAACATAGGAGTACGACAGGGATTTGGCGTTCAGGAGTCTCCCGACGGCTCCAAATATGAAGGAGTGTTTCTTGATGGCCTTAAACACGGCAGCGGAAGATACACCTGGAACAGTGGAGAG TTCTATGAGGGCTCTTTCTACAAAGACTACAGACATGGTGATGGAGTGTATTATTGGCCATCAGGCAACAAATTCATTGGCAAATTCTACCTCAACTGGAGAGAAGGATATGGGAAACATCTGTATCCTGATGGTGCCACATTTAAG GGTTTGTACCATGCTGACCAGAGGTTCGGTCCAGGTGTGCTGAGTGAACCATCAGGACATCAGGATGTGGGTATTTGGAATGGGAAATATTTGATCCAACTATGTAACACTGTGGAAGACAGCTTCAGCCTGAAAAGCATTCCTGAATATGCGGACTACTTGGCGCAAACTACTGCCTCACATTCTCTATGTCAG CCTCCTCAAACAGTTATCTCTGATCTTCGTGAACATGCCAGGACAGATTTTGAG GTAGACCAAGATGACAATTTGTTATATGATGCCAATACGATTATCCCTTCTGGAATTGAGCATTATTCTACGGATAGTGACCACCTACCATTCCCCCCGGAGAAAAGAAGAGAGTTGGACcaacatttttatggacagcTGTGGGAGCCAGATGATCATCCATACCAAGGTTACAAAAGAGAACCACTCTCCACTCTGCCCTTAAAAACCCAAATGTTGGctctcattcacaaacacag ACGACTGGCGGAAAACTTGGATTGGGATGTTGAAGCTGTTCTTTCGTTAAAAAGGGACAGATTTGGTGATAAGGGGCCTTTGGAAGTCACATCAGAACTGTTGATCCAGCAGGCTGCCAGAGGAGAACGACAAGCTGTTTTAAAGATTCTTATGGATGGCCTCGTTCACCCTGATGTAGCAGATTCTCACGGACACACTGCACTTATGGCTGCCACA atTAACTCCAGAAATGATGTGATTCACCTGTTGTTGGATATGGGTGCTGAAATTGACAAGTTAAATTTTGAGGGCATGTCAGCCTTGTCT GACATCACTGGTGAGTTGAGTCTTACAGAAAATCAATCCAGTGGTAATCAGAGGAATGCACAACCACCAGAAGGCCCAAATCAG cAGGATGGTGACAAAGCCCTGACTCCAGCACAAACATTTGCCTCCTGCTGTTCCATGTACAGCTACAACATAGAAGTCACAGAGGAAGTTCTGCAGGCTGCAGTTGAAGCTCTGAGTCGCACTGGGTTCCCTCAGCATTTTGATACTCAGGAGACTGCGCGTAGAATGGCCGCAGTGAAGTTCAT GCACCGTGCTCGTTTGACCACACTATATCTCCTATTGGATCGAGGCGCTGACCCCAATAAATGCAGACTTCCCTTGCCTGTCCTTTTTCTGGCCATTATGGCGGGAGATACTGAGACTGTCAGAAGACTTCTGCTGTGTGGAGCTCACACTGGTATTTCTCTCCCAGATGAG ATAAAAGGACTTTATCCTCTGCACATGGCTACAGCACTGCCAGGCCCAGAAGGTCCCAAAATCATAGAACTGCTGTTACATGCATTATCCGATCCAGATGCACGGGCTGGTGACCAGGATGAGATTTACCTACAAGATATGGTGTGTATGATCATATTtaaattgctaaaaaaaatgatgtatgTCTTCACTGTTTTGCAGGATTCCATGACGGTAAAAAAACAATGGTGGACCGAGAATCCATGTCCTGAAGAGGGAGGTCGAACACCTCTGCACGTGGCCTGCCAAAGAAACACTGATCACAGT AATGCAACCAAGGTGGTATCCATATTGCTCTCACACAGTGCCAGGACAGACCTCCTTTGGAGTGGACATTCACCTCTTTCCTTAGCAATATCAAGTGGCAATGACATG GCAGTGGCAGAGCTCTTGAAAGGAGGTGCAGATCCCAACATTCCCTTGAGTCAAGGAGTGGGCAGTGCCCTTTGTGCAGTCAGTAACTTCAGCTATAATTTGGATGACCAAAGAGTAAAACTG TTGGACATGTTAGAAAAGGCTGGTGCTGACATATTGATGCCAGTTCAGGTGGGTGATATCAAGGGGACTGCAGTTGACTATGCACACCACTCTTTTAACCAG GACTTGCGTATTGCCAACACACCCTTCCATACTCTCAATATGGAGGAGAGAGAAACATTCAAAACACGGCGCCACCTACTGGGCATCATGGGAGATCTGCTGAGAGAGGCAGCTGTTCAGAGAGAGAAGGAGCAATTTGAGACAGAAAAGCGCCTTTTACAGAATA GTGAGGGTGCAACTGTTGCCAATGACAACAAACCTCCCATGGCAATGAAACAAAG GAAACTATTTAAGTTCTGCTACCATTGTGGTCGCTCTGCAGCGGTGACACTAACTGCCTGTACTCGTTGCCACAAGGTTCTTTACTGCTCAACGTACTGTAAACTAAAAGCATGGAATAAGGGACACAAGGAGGAGTGTGTCCGGGAGACTCTGGAATAG
- the LOC129188679 gene encoding ankyrin repeat and MYND domain-containing protein 1-like isoform X2, which translates to MSTRDGVAVVRAANANIGVRQGFGVQESPDGSKYEGVFLDGLKHGSGRYTWNSGEFYEGSFYKDYRHGDGVYYWPSGNKFIGKFYLNWREGYGKHLYPDGATFKGLYHADQRFGPGVLSEPSGHQDVGIWNGKYLIQLCNTVEDSFSLKSIPEYADYLAQTTASHSLCQPPQTVISDLREHARTDFEVDQDDNLLYDANTIIPSGIEHYSTDSDHLPFPPEKRRELDQHFYGQLWEPDDHPYQGYKREPLSTLPLKTQMLALIHKHRRLAENLDWDVEAVLSLKRDRFGDKGPLEVTSELLIQQAARGERQAVLKILMDGLVHPDVADSHGHTALMAATINSRNDVIHLLLDMGAEIDKLNFEGMSALSVCHILYYPFRSLCMFAESLTKSQDITGELSLTENQSSGNQRNAQPPEGPNQDGDKALTPAQTFASCCSMYSYNIEVTEEVLQAAVEALSRTGFPQHFDTQETARRMAAVKFMHRARLTTLYLLLDRGADPNKCRLPLPVLFLAIMAGDTETVRRLLLCGAHTGISLPDEIKGLYPLHMATALPGPEGPKIIELLLHALSDPDARAGDQDEIYLQDMVCMIIFKLLKKMMYVFTVLQDSMTVKKQWWTENPCPEEGGRTPLHVACQRNTDHSNATKVVSILLSHSARTDLLWSGHSPLSLAISSGNDMAVAELLKGGADPNIPLSQGVGSALCAVSNFSYNLDDQRVKLLDMLEKAGADILMPVQVGDIKGTAVDYAHHSFNQDLRIANTPFHTLNMEERETFKTRRHLLGIMGDLLREAAVQREKEQFETEKRLLQNSEGATVANDNKPPMAMKQRKLFKFCYHCGRSAAVTLTACTRCHKVLYCSTYCKLKAWNKGHKEECVRETLE; encoded by the exons ATGTCAACCCGCGATGGTGTTGCTGTGGTTAGGGCGGCGAATGCGAACATAGGAGTACGACAGGGATTTGGCGTTCAGGAGTCTCCCGACGGCTCCAAATATGAAGGAGTGTTTCTTGATGGCCTTAAACACGGCAGCGGAAGATACACCTGGAACAGTGGAGAG TTCTATGAGGGCTCTTTCTACAAAGACTACAGACATGGTGATGGAGTGTATTATTGGCCATCAGGCAACAAATTCATTGGCAAATTCTACCTCAACTGGAGAGAAGGATATGGGAAACATCTGTATCCTGATGGTGCCACATTTAAG GGTTTGTACCATGCTGACCAGAGGTTCGGTCCAGGTGTGCTGAGTGAACCATCAGGACATCAGGATGTGGGTATTTGGAATGGGAAATATTTGATCCAACTATGTAACACTGTGGAAGACAGCTTCAGCCTGAAAAGCATTCCTGAATATGCGGACTACTTGGCGCAAACTACTGCCTCACATTCTCTATGTCAG CCTCCTCAAACAGTTATCTCTGATCTTCGTGAACATGCCAGGACAGATTTTGAG GTAGACCAAGATGACAATTTGTTATATGATGCCAATACGATTATCCCTTCTGGAATTGAGCATTATTCTACGGATAGTGACCACCTACCATTCCCCCCGGAGAAAAGAAGAGAGTTGGACcaacatttttatggacagcTGTGGGAGCCAGATGATCATCCATACCAAGGTTACAAAAGAGAACCACTCTCCACTCTGCCCTTAAAAACCCAAATGTTGGctctcattcacaaacacag ACGACTGGCGGAAAACTTGGATTGGGATGTTGAAGCTGTTCTTTCGTTAAAAAGGGACAGATTTGGTGATAAGGGGCCTTTGGAAGTCACATCAGAACTGTTGATCCAGCAGGCTGCCAGAGGAGAACGACAAGCTGTTTTAAAGATTCTTATGGATGGCCTCGTTCACCCTGATGTAGCAGATTCTCACGGACACACTGCACTTATGGCTGCCACA atTAACTCCAGAAATGATGTGATTCACCTGTTGTTGGATATGGGTGCTGAAATTGACAAGTTAAATTTTGAGGGCATGTCAGCCTTGTCTGTATGTCATATCCTCTACTATCCTTTTCGGTCTTTGTGCATGTTTGCTGAATCTCTAACCAAATCGCAG GACATCACTGGTGAGTTGAGTCTTACAGAAAATCAATCCAGTGGTAATCAGAGGAATGCACAACCACCAGAAGGCCCAAATCAG GATGGTGACAAAGCCCTGACTCCAGCACAAACATTTGCCTCCTGCTGTTCCATGTACAGCTACAACATAGAAGTCACAGAGGAAGTTCTGCAGGCTGCAGTTGAAGCTCTGAGTCGCACTGGGTTCCCTCAGCATTTTGATACTCAGGAGACTGCGCGTAGAATGGCCGCAGTGAAGTTCAT GCACCGTGCTCGTTTGACCACACTATATCTCCTATTGGATCGAGGCGCTGACCCCAATAAATGCAGACTTCCCTTGCCTGTCCTTTTTCTGGCCATTATGGCGGGAGATACTGAGACTGTCAGAAGACTTCTGCTGTGTGGAGCTCACACTGGTATTTCTCTCCCAGATGAG ATAAAAGGACTTTATCCTCTGCACATGGCTACAGCACTGCCAGGCCCAGAAGGTCCCAAAATCATAGAACTGCTGTTACATGCATTATCCGATCCAGATGCACGGGCTGGTGACCAGGATGAGATTTACCTACAAGATATGGTGTGTATGATCATATTtaaattgctaaaaaaaatgatgtatgTCTTCACTGTTTTGCAGGATTCCATGACGGTAAAAAAACAATGGTGGACCGAGAATCCATGTCCTGAAGAGGGAGGTCGAACACCTCTGCACGTGGCCTGCCAAAGAAACACTGATCACAGT AATGCAACCAAGGTGGTATCCATATTGCTCTCACACAGTGCCAGGACAGACCTCCTTTGGAGTGGACATTCACCTCTTTCCTTAGCAATATCAAGTGGCAATGACATG GCAGTGGCAGAGCTCTTGAAAGGAGGTGCAGATCCCAACATTCCCTTGAGTCAAGGAGTGGGCAGTGCCCTTTGTGCAGTCAGTAACTTCAGCTATAATTTGGATGACCAAAGAGTAAAACTG TTGGACATGTTAGAAAAGGCTGGTGCTGACATATTGATGCCAGTTCAGGTGGGTGATATCAAGGGGACTGCAGTTGACTATGCACACCACTCTTTTAACCAG GACTTGCGTATTGCCAACACACCCTTCCATACTCTCAATATGGAGGAGAGAGAAACATTCAAAACACGGCGCCACCTACTGGGCATCATGGGAGATCTGCTGAGAGAGGCAGCTGTTCAGAGAGAGAAGGAGCAATTTGAGACAGAAAAGCGCCTTTTACAGAATA GTGAGGGTGCAACTGTTGCCAATGACAACAAACCTCCCATGGCAATGAAACAAAG GAAACTATTTAAGTTCTGCTACCATTGTGGTCGCTCTGCAGCGGTGACACTAACTGCCTGTACTCGTTGCCACAAGGTTCTTTACTGCTCAACGTACTGTAAACTAAAAGCATGGAATAAGGGACACAAGGAGGAGTGTGTCCGGGAGACTCTGGAATAG
- the LOC129188679 gene encoding ankyrin repeat and MYND domain-containing protein 1-like isoform X5 — MSTRDGVAVVRAANANIGVRQGFGVQESPDGSKYEGVFLDGLKHGSGRYTWNSGEFYEGSFYKDYRHGDGVYYWPSGNKFIGKFYLNWREGYGKHLYPDGATFKGLYHADQRFGPGVLSEPSGHQDVGIWNGKYLIQLCNTVEDSFSLKSIPEYADYLAQTTASHSLCQPPQTVISDLREHARTDFEVDQDDNLLYDANTIIPSGIEHYSTDSDHLPFPPEKRRELDQHFYGQLWEPDDHPYQGYKREPLSTLPLKTQMLALIHKHRRLAENLDWDVEAVLSLKRDRFGDKGPLEVTSELLIQQAARGERQAVLKILMDGLVHPDVADSHGHTALMAATINSRNDVIHLLLDMGAEIDKLNFEGMSALSVCHILYYPFRSLCMFAESLTKSQDITGELSLTENQSSGNQRNAQPPEGPNQQDGDKALTPAQTFASCCSMYSYNIEVTEEVLQAAVEALSRTGFPQHFDTQETARRMAAVKFMHRARLTTLYLLLDRGADPNKCRLPLPVLFLAIMAGDTETVRRLLLCGAHTGISLPDEIKGLYPLHMATALPGPEGPKIIELLLHALSDPDARAGDQDEIYLQDMDSMTVKKQWWTENPCPEEGGRTPLHVACQRNTDHSNATKVVSILLSHSARTDLLWSGHSPLSLAISSGNDMAVAELLKGGADPNIPLSQGVGSALCAVSNFSYNLDDQRVKLLDMLEKAGADILMPVQVGDIKGTAVDYAHHSFNQDLRIANTPFHTLNMEERETFKTRRHLLGIMGDLLREAAVQREKEQFETEKRLLQNSEGATVANDNKPPMAMKQRKLFKFCYHCGRSAAVTLTACTRCHKVLYCSTYCKLKAWNKGHKEECVRETLE, encoded by the exons ATGTCAACCCGCGATGGTGTTGCTGTGGTTAGGGCGGCGAATGCGAACATAGGAGTACGACAGGGATTTGGCGTTCAGGAGTCTCCCGACGGCTCCAAATATGAAGGAGTGTTTCTTGATGGCCTTAAACACGGCAGCGGAAGATACACCTGGAACAGTGGAGAG TTCTATGAGGGCTCTTTCTACAAAGACTACAGACATGGTGATGGAGTGTATTATTGGCCATCAGGCAACAAATTCATTGGCAAATTCTACCTCAACTGGAGAGAAGGATATGGGAAACATCTGTATCCTGATGGTGCCACATTTAAG GGTTTGTACCATGCTGACCAGAGGTTCGGTCCAGGTGTGCTGAGTGAACCATCAGGACATCAGGATGTGGGTATTTGGAATGGGAAATATTTGATCCAACTATGTAACACTGTGGAAGACAGCTTCAGCCTGAAAAGCATTCCTGAATATGCGGACTACTTGGCGCAAACTACTGCCTCACATTCTCTATGTCAG CCTCCTCAAACAGTTATCTCTGATCTTCGTGAACATGCCAGGACAGATTTTGAG GTAGACCAAGATGACAATTTGTTATATGATGCCAATACGATTATCCCTTCTGGAATTGAGCATTATTCTACGGATAGTGACCACCTACCATTCCCCCCGGAGAAAAGAAGAGAGTTGGACcaacatttttatggacagcTGTGGGAGCCAGATGATCATCCATACCAAGGTTACAAAAGAGAACCACTCTCCACTCTGCCCTTAAAAACCCAAATGTTGGctctcattcacaaacacag ACGACTGGCGGAAAACTTGGATTGGGATGTTGAAGCTGTTCTTTCGTTAAAAAGGGACAGATTTGGTGATAAGGGGCCTTTGGAAGTCACATCAGAACTGTTGATCCAGCAGGCTGCCAGAGGAGAACGACAAGCTGTTTTAAAGATTCTTATGGATGGCCTCGTTCACCCTGATGTAGCAGATTCTCACGGACACACTGCACTTATGGCTGCCACA atTAACTCCAGAAATGATGTGATTCACCTGTTGTTGGATATGGGTGCTGAAATTGACAAGTTAAATTTTGAGGGCATGTCAGCCTTGTCTGTATGTCATATCCTCTACTATCCTTTTCGGTCTTTGTGCATGTTTGCTGAATCTCTAACCAAATCGCAG GACATCACTGGTGAGTTGAGTCTTACAGAAAATCAATCCAGTGGTAATCAGAGGAATGCACAACCACCAGAAGGCCCAAATCAG cAGGATGGTGACAAAGCCCTGACTCCAGCACAAACATTTGCCTCCTGCTGTTCCATGTACAGCTACAACATAGAAGTCACAGAGGAAGTTCTGCAGGCTGCAGTTGAAGCTCTGAGTCGCACTGGGTTCCCTCAGCATTTTGATACTCAGGAGACTGCGCGTAGAATGGCCGCAGTGAAGTTCAT GCACCGTGCTCGTTTGACCACACTATATCTCCTATTGGATCGAGGCGCTGACCCCAATAAATGCAGACTTCCCTTGCCTGTCCTTTTTCTGGCCATTATGGCGGGAGATACTGAGACTGTCAGAAGACTTCTGCTGTGTGGAGCTCACACTGGTATTTCTCTCCCAGATGAG ATAAAAGGACTTTATCCTCTGCACATGGCTACAGCACTGCCAGGCCCAGAAGGTCCCAAAATCATAGAACTGCTGTTACATGCATTATCCGATCCAGATGCACGGGCTGGTGACCAGGATGAGATTTACCTACAAGATATG GATTCCATGACGGTAAAAAAACAATGGTGGACCGAGAATCCATGTCCTGAAGAGGGAGGTCGAACACCTCTGCACGTGGCCTGCCAAAGAAACACTGATCACAGT AATGCAACCAAGGTGGTATCCATATTGCTCTCACACAGTGCCAGGACAGACCTCCTTTGGAGTGGACATTCACCTCTTTCCTTAGCAATATCAAGTGGCAATGACATG GCAGTGGCAGAGCTCTTGAAAGGAGGTGCAGATCCCAACATTCCCTTGAGTCAAGGAGTGGGCAGTGCCCTTTGTGCAGTCAGTAACTTCAGCTATAATTTGGATGACCAAAGAGTAAAACTG TTGGACATGTTAGAAAAGGCTGGTGCTGACATATTGATGCCAGTTCAGGTGGGTGATATCAAGGGGACTGCAGTTGACTATGCACACCACTCTTTTAACCAG GACTTGCGTATTGCCAACACACCCTTCCATACTCTCAATATGGAGGAGAGAGAAACATTCAAAACACGGCGCCACCTACTGGGCATCATGGGAGATCTGCTGAGAGAGGCAGCTGTTCAGAGAGAGAAGGAGCAATTTGAGACAGAAAAGCGCCTTTTACAGAATA GTGAGGGTGCAACTGTTGCCAATGACAACAAACCTCCCATGGCAATGAAACAAAG GAAACTATTTAAGTTCTGCTACCATTGTGGTCGCTCTGCAGCGGTGACACTAACTGCCTGTACTCGTTGCCACAAGGTTCTTTACTGCTCAACGTACTGTAAACTAAAAGCATGGAATAAGGGACACAAGGAGGAGTGTGTCCGGGAGACTCTGGAATAG